One genomic segment of Centropristis striata isolate RG_2023a ecotype Rhode Island chromosome 11, C.striata_1.0, whole genome shotgun sequence includes these proteins:
- the tmem71 gene encoding transmembrane protein 71 yields MALFFSGAVTSSPIKRRLRGNPSCQSLDRSLLSPDSSYVCYSSADGGDPCSCRRSPRLLTNGYYSVTEDSFTWDDDGNVSLTPCKTSVSYKENLVRVFRRRRRPRGSLARLLSDVTESCQSWLDEKVFRGVFGTGQNQNQIQIQDQDLETRHKDQDWTRQEGPALLDESAWSGFSSELDDSRSFTYDHTEIPPPPDKEAPPPKLLIQEEICSEICQSKQCFTQSLGGLSEVPPPSPFYTNCCCQASPEPTGLTMKALLLLMFTIFLLTNLYSGCLLWSTTVTSTVFMVMTTFMLLTKSGPMGEWRRAKTEDITSRNE; encoded by the exons ATGGCTCTGTTCTTCTCCGGAGCTGTTACGa GTTCACCGATCAAACGAAGGCTGCGGGGGAATCCCTCCTGCCAGAG CCTCGACCGCTCTCTGCTCTCTCCTGACTCCTCCTACGTCTGCTACTCGTCGGCGGACGGCGGCGATCCGTGCTCCTGCCGCCGCTCGCCACGCCTCCTCACCAACGGTTACTACAGCGTGACGGAGGACAGCTTCACCTGGGACGATGACGGCAATGTGTCGCTGACTCCCTGCAAAACCAGCGTGTCCTACAAGGAGAACCTCGTCAG gGTTTTCCGGCGCAGGCGGCGGCCTCGCGGCTCTCTGGCTCGCCTGCTGAGCGACGTGACGGAGAGCTGCCAGTCCTGGCTGGATGAGAAGGTCTTCAGGGGCGTGTTCGGAACGGGACAGAACCAAAACCAGATCCAGATCCAAGACCAGGATCTGGAGACCAGGCATAAGGACCAGGACTGGACGAGACAGGAAGGCCCGGCCCTGTTAGATGAGTCAGCGTGGTCTGGGTTCAGCAGCGAGCTGGACGACAGCCGCAGCTTCACTTACG ACCACACTGAGATCCCACCACCTCCAGACAAAGAAGCCCCGCCCCCGAAGCTGCTCATCCAGGAGGAGATTTGTTCAGAGATCTGTCAGTCAAAGCAGTGCTTCACTCAGTCACTGGGCGGCCTCTCTGAAGTCCCGCCCCCATCGCCTTTCTACACCAACTGCTGTTGCCAGGCATCACCTGAGCCCACAG ggtTAACCATGAAGGCCCTTCTCCTTCTCATGTTCACCATCTTCCTCCTCACTAATCTGTACTCTGG GTGTCTTCTGTGGAGCACGACCGTCACTTCCACCGTGTTCATGGTGATGACAACATTTATGC tcctGACCAAGTCTGGTCCGATGGGTGAGTGGAGGAGGGCAAAGACGGAG GATATCACATCAAGGAACGAGTAA
- the LOC131981042 gene encoding zinc finger protein 90-like, which translates to MSPAAAFHTQLASIMEVLANTAVAEICELVDSGYSVLQLEISRSRKENEVLRRKLRLMELRAARATALRVASTASGSTALRAASTASGSTALRAASTASGSTALLRVQLAAHLPGRGPRRTGTPGGETVRSTASNQETLRCAEPSLSSDCGQDTTQRTPAAGESTKLTDAVIKVEDDDESWSQSEQDKDPCCVSDGQMAETEAPPPLTKQEVAEEVDGSSRSWMSAEVSSTSTSVPNALSSQRSETSGYECLMYEPTLQHGSLTTQNPLSEDPGCSYTLNDSVSVSAASDSGGFPFNISEASLSSAEHQQMAPPPTDEPQVPARKETAERLNTFARRDRWRPQHVGSREGGGGKSFVCNCCGKTLACLKNLKTHMRVHTGEKPFVCSLCGKRFSDSSNLKRHQSVHTGEKRYGCVHCGKRFAQSGSLKVHMTVHTDCKQFRCWYCGKTFISGSHLRRHITVHAGEKRFAPTFQ; encoded by the exons ATGTCTCCGGCAGCTGCCTTCCACACGCAGCTCGCCTCCATCATGGAGGTGCTGGCCAACACGGCGGTGGCGGAGATCTGCGAGCTGGTGGACAGCGGCTACTCGGTGCTGCAGCTGGAGATCTCCCGCAGCCGGAAGGAGAACGAGGTGCTGCGGAGAAAGCTGCGGCTCATGGAGCTCCGGGCCGCCCGGGCGACCGCGCTGCGAGTCGCGTCCACCGCAAGCGGCAGCACCGCGCTGCGAGCCGCGTCCACCGCAAGCGGCAGCACCGCGCTGCGAGCCGCGTCCACCGCAAGCGGCAGCACCGCGCTGCTGCGGGTTCAGCTGGCCGCCCATCTCCCGGGCCGCGGGCCACGGAGGACCGGAACTCCCGGAG GTGAGACGGTGCGGTCCACAGCGTCCAACCAGGAGACTCTGCGGTGTGCAGAGCCCAGTCTGTCCTCAGACTGTGGACAGGACACCACACAGAGGACG ccgGCTGCAGGGGAGTCCACCAAGCTGACGGACGCAGTGATCAAAGTGGAGGACGACGACGAGTCCTGGTCCCAGTCTGAGCAGGACA aaGACCCTTGTTGTGTTTCTGACGGACAGATGGCGGAGAcagaagccccgccccctctgaCCAAACAGGAAGTGGCAGAGGAAGTGGATGGTTCGTCGCGGTCGTGGATGAGCGCCGAAGTCAGCTCCACCTCCACGTCCGTCCCCAACGccctgagcagccagaggtcagAAACCAGCGGTTACGAGTGTCTGATGTACGAGCCGACTCTCCAGCACGGCTCCCTCACTACCCAGAATCCTTTGAGTGAGGACCCCGGCTGCTCGTACACGTTGAACGACAGCGTGAGTGTTTCGGCTGCATCGGACTCCGGCGGCTTCCCTTTCAACATCTCCGAGGCGAGTCTGTCGTCAGCGGAGCACCAGCAGATGGCGCCTCCCCCCACAGACGAGCCGCAGGTCCCCGCGAGGAAAGAGACGGCCGAGAGACTGAACACGTTCGCCAGACGGGACAGGTGGAGACCTCAGCACGTGGGCAGCAGAGAGGGCGGCGGGGGGAAGTCTTTCGTCTGTAACTGCTGCGGTAAAACCCTCGCCTGCCTGAAGAACCTAAAGACCCACATGCGGGTCCACACGGGTGAGAAGCCGTTCGTCTGCTCGCTCTGCGGCAAACGCTTCTCCGACTCCAGCAACCTGAAGCGGCACCAGAGCGTCCACACGGGAGAGAAGCGATACGGCTGCGTCCACTGCGGCAAGCGCTTTGCCCAGTCCGGGTCCCTGAAGGTCCACATGACTGTCCACACGGACTGCAAACAGTTCAGGTGCTGGTACTGCGGCAAGACCTTCATCTCAGGCAGCCACTTGCGGCGCCACATCACCGTGCACGCTGGGGAGAAACGATTCGCTCCGACGTTCCAGTGA